From the genome of Cellvibrio japonicus Ueda107, one region includes:
- a CDS encoding sulfotransferase family protein yields the protein MPSGQFIYQTTLLRLSVTPRFHFISGLPRSGSTLLAGILRQNPLFHAAMSSPVAGLLNGALEQMGAHSESYSFFDDAKRKRICKALFEAYYADKQQSVIFDTNRQWTARMHQLVELFDDFRMICCVRNPAWIMDSFETIYRKNPFDYSRMFNPATRNTVYSRCEALISAGGSVGSAWTALKEAYYGEFSDRLLLIDYDLLTQHPTRTLELIYQFIDEPVFDHDFNYVDYDENEFDQTLGVKGLHTVKKKVEFKTRRSILPPDLFVKYQEMDFWQDNTGSSASIIAAKKPTVSSEK from the coding sequence TTGCCAAGCGGTCAGTTTATATATCAAACAACATTATTGAGGCTCTCAGTGACTCCCCGGTTTCATTTTATTTCTGGCTTACCCCGGTCTGGCTCAACACTCCTGGCCGGTATATTAAGGCAGAACCCGTTGTTCCATGCCGCCATGAGCAGCCCGGTTGCAGGCTTGCTGAATGGTGCCTTGGAGCAAATGGGAGCCCACAGCGAATCCTATTCGTTTTTTGATGACGCCAAGCGTAAGCGTATTTGCAAAGCCTTGTTTGAGGCTTACTACGCAGATAAACAACAGTCGGTCATTTTCGATACCAATCGCCAGTGGACAGCACGCATGCATCAATTGGTCGAGCTGTTTGATGATTTTAGGATGATTTGCTGCGTGCGCAATCCCGCCTGGATCATGGACAGCTTCGAAACCATCTACCGCAAAAACCCCTTCGACTATAGTCGCATGTTTAATCCCGCCACACGTAACACCGTCTATAGTCGATGCGAAGCATTAATCAGTGCTGGCGGTTCTGTGGGCAGTGCCTGGACCGCATTAAAAGAAGCCTACTACGGTGAATTTTCTGATCGTTTGTTGCTTATCGACTATGACCTGCTCACTCAACACCCGACGCGTACCCTGGAGTTGATTTATCAGTTTATTGATGAGCCGGTATTCGACCATGATTTTAATTATGTCGATTATGACGAGAACGAGTTTGATCAAACGCTGGGTGTAAAAGGCTTGCACACAGTGAAAAAGAAAGTGGAGTTTAAAACCCGACGCAGTATTTTGCCGCCGGATTTATTTGTGAAATATCAGGAAATGGACTTTTGGCAAGACAATACAGGCTCTTCCGCCAGCATCATCGCTGCAAAGAAACCAACAGTATCTTCTGAAAAGTAA
- a CDS encoding phage tail protein, whose translation MSEPFYGEIRQFPYSFAPRNFSYCQGQILTIQQNAPLFSLLGTLYGGNGQTTFALPNLQGQVLMHQGSGPGLTPRTVGESSGSAGVSLIQAEMPNHNHLMVAKTVNPAASVNVAEDAYLSISRAQTAYSPQQDNLVSLEPTMLSVTGSGAAHENRQPYIAMPFCIALSGIFPVRN comes from the coding sequence ATGTCAGAGCCATTTTACGGAGAAATCCGGCAATTCCCTTACAGTTTTGCTCCGCGTAATTTTTCATATTGCCAAGGGCAAATACTGACGATTCAACAAAATGCACCGCTGTTTTCGCTACTGGGGACACTATACGGTGGCAATGGACAAACCACCTTTGCACTACCCAATTTGCAAGGGCAGGTATTGATGCACCAGGGGAGTGGCCCTGGGCTTACCCCACGCACCGTCGGAGAAAGCAGCGGCAGTGCAGGGGTTAGCCTGATACAGGCGGAAATGCCAAACCACAACCACCTGATGGTGGCAAAAACAGTAAATCCTGCCGCTTCAGTCAATGTTGCTGAGGACGCTTATTTGAGCATATCCCGGGCTCAAACTGCTTACAGTCCTCAGCAAGATAACCTGGTTTCGTTAGAGCCAACCATGTTGAGCGTGACCGGCAGCGGCGCAGCCCATGAGAACAGGCAACCCTATATTGCAATGCCGTTTTGTATTGCGCTCTCGGGCATATTCCCCGTCCGCAACTGA
- a CDS encoding phage tail protein — translation MSSPFMGEVRVFAGTFAPQQWSLCNGQLLPISQNDALFALLGTTYGGDGVSTFALPDARGRTPVGLGQGPGLANRILGEKYGTETVTLLSANLPAHTHTVSVSDTTANQTAPDNNLPGNAPHYLPSTTTPTNTGTLHPLAISSVGGNQPHENMMPFLCLSFIICLQGLFPSHN, via the coding sequence ATGTCTTCACCTTTCATGGGCGAGGTTCGCGTTTTTGCAGGCACATTCGCGCCCCAGCAATGGTCTCTCTGCAACGGGCAGTTGTTGCCTATTTCACAAAACGATGCCTTGTTTGCGTTATTAGGAACTACTTATGGCGGCGACGGTGTCAGCACTTTCGCATTACCCGATGCCCGCGGACGTACACCCGTTGGCCTGGGGCAGGGACCAGGTTTGGCAAACCGGATTTTGGGTGAAAAATACGGAACCGAAACCGTTACCTTGCTTTCTGCCAACCTTCCGGCGCATACGCACACGGTCTCCGTTTCTGATACGACAGCGAATCAAACAGCGCCCGACAATAACCTTCCAGGTAATGCGCCGCATTATTTGCCTTCCACAACGACACCTACGAATACGGGAACATTGCACCCTCTGGCCATTAGTAGCGTCGGCGGTAATCAGCCCCACGAAAATATGATGCCGTTCCTGTGCCTGAGTTTCATCATCTGCCTGCAAGGCTTGTTTCCAAGCCACAACTAA